In Spinacia oleracea cultivar Varoflay chromosome 5, BTI_SOV_V1, whole genome shotgun sequence, a single window of DNA contains:
- the LOC110803366 gene encoding uncharacterized protein, which yields MGKMLASQVGLVVLLIIASLTEAENMRYKDPKVGVNKRVRDLLSRMTLDEKIGQMVQIERKVATSDVMKNYFIGSVLSGGGSVPAPKASAEAWVNMVNELQKGAMSTRLGIPMIYGIDAVHGHNNVYNATIFPHNVGLGVTRDPALIKKIGAATALEVRATGIPYAFAPCIAVCRDPRWGRCYESYSEDHRIVQMMTEIIPGLQGDIPAKYPKGFPYVNSGKTSVAGCAKHFVGDGGTQKGINENNTVIPFKELIDIHMPAYPDSISKGVATVMVSYSSWNGIKMHANRQLVTGYLKNKLKFRGFVISDWEGIDRITTPPHANYTYSVQAGVLAGIDMVMVPNNYTEFIDDLKLLVKNNIIPMKRIDDAVRRILRVKFIMGLFENPIADLSLVNEVGSQKHRDIAREAVRKSLVLLKNGKSANKPLLPLAKKAPKILVAGSHADNLGYQCGGWTIEWQGATGNDLTRGTTILNAVKSAVDPKTQVVFNENPDSNFVKSGGFSYAIVVVGEPPYAETNGDSLNLTIPEPGPSTIKNVCGGVKCVVVVVSGRPVVMQPYLPTIDALVAAWLPGTEGQGVTDVLFGDYGFTGKLARTWFKSVNQLPMNVGDHHYDPLFPFGFGLATKPNKPY from the exons atggggaaAATGCTGGCATCCCAGGTGGGATTGGTGGTGTTACTAATAATCGCAAGCTTAACAGAAGCAGAAAACATGAGATACAAAGACCCGAAAGTGGGAGTTAATAAACGGGTCAGAGACCTTTTATCTCGGATGACTTTGGATGAAAAGATTGGGCAAATGGTTCAAATTGAACGCAAAGTTGCTACATCTGATGTTATGAAAAACTACTTCATTG GGAGTGTGTTGAGTGGTGGAGGAAGTGTGCCAGCACCTAAGGCATCTGCTGAAGCATGGGTGAATATGGTGAATGAACTCCAGAAGGGTGCCATGTCAACCCGCCTCGGCATACCGATGATTTATGGTATTGATGCTGTTCATGGACACAACAATGTCTACAATGCCACCATTTTCCCACACAATGTGGGGCTTGGTGTCACAAG GGATCCTGCACTTATTAAGAAGATTGGAGCTGCTACTGCACTTGAAGTTAGAGCAACCGGGATTCCTTACGCTTTCGCCCCATGTATCGCTGTCTGTAGAGACCCGAGATGGGGACGGTGCTACGAGAGCTACAGCGAAGACCACAGGATCGTCCAAATGATGACTGAAATCATTCCAGGCTTACAAGGAGATATCCCTGCTAAATATCCTAAGGGGTTTCCTTACGTTAATAGTGGAAA GACAAGTGTGGCGGGTTGTGCGAAGCATTTTGTGGGTGACGGTGGAACACAAAAGGGAATCAATGAAAACAACACAGTGATCCCCTTTAAGGAGCTTATTGACATCCACATGCCAGCATACCCTGACTCCATTAGCAAAGGTGTTGCAACAGTTATGGTGTCCTACTCTAGCTGGAATGGAATTAAGATGCATGCTAATCGACAACTTGTTACCGGTTACCTCAAAAACAAACTTAAGTTCCGGGGATTTGTGATATCAGATTGGGAAGGAATAGACAGGATCACCACTCCTCCTCATGCTAACTATACTTACTCCGTACAAGCTGGAGTTCTAGCCGGGATTGACATG GTGATGGTTCCAAACAACTACACTGAATTTATTGACGATCTTAAGCTACTGGTGAAGAACAACATCATTCCCATGAAAAGGATAGATGACGCTGTGAGGAGGATCCTAAGGGTGAAATTTATCATGGGCTTGTTTGAAAACCCGATTGCTGACCTCAGTCTTGTCAATGAAGTTGGGAGCCAGAAGCACAGGGATATTGCACGAGAAGCAGTGAGGAAATCCCTTGTTCTTTTGAAGAATGGTAAATCAGCTAACAAGCCATTGCTTCCACTTGCCAAGAAAGCACCCAAGATTCTTGTAGCAGGATCTCATGCTGATAACTTGGGTTACCAATGTGGTGGATGGACCATTGAGTGGCAAGGCGCTACTGGCAACGACCTTACCAGAG gTACAACGATATTGAATGCAGTGAAGAGTGCAGTTGATCCAAAGACCCAAGTAGTGTTCAACGAAAACCCAGACTCAAACTTTGTAAAGTCGGGTGGATTCTCCTATGCGATTGTAGTTGTAGGAGAGCCACCCTACGCAGAGACAAATGGTGATAGCTTGAACTTGACAATTCCAGAGCCAGGGCCAAGCACGATCAAGAATGTATGTGGAGGTGTGAAATGTGTGGTGGTAGTCGTCTCTGGTAGGCCTGTTGTTATGCAACCTTACCTGCCAACCATTGATGCACTCGTTGCTGCCTGGCTACCGGGAACTGAAGGACAGGGTGTTACTGATGTGCTTTTTGGTGACTATGGATTTACTGGCAAGCTTGCGCGAACATGGTTCAAGTCGGTTAATCAGTTACCCATGAATGTGGGTGACCATCATTACGACCCCCTCTTTCCATTTGGTTTCGGCCTTGCTACAAAACCTAACAAACCATACTAA